One stretch of Paenibacillus sp. FSL R5-0341 DNA includes these proteins:
- a CDS encoding lysylphosphatidylglycerol synthase domain-containing protein produces MKDLLQNLKLFQFLKACYHSKIIRALIPLTILVIIYEYGRHEIQRINIASIIHEIHMKPVHVIVQLIITSFIAVSVMSTYDFLIRKQFKLNIHWITTYRYAWIANTFNNMVGFAGLTGVGLRAFLYKKSGIPMKTMGAAILFLSPVLLVGLSLLGGLALIGILPVEPLFEQHPWLRIGVWGVALYLPFFLLMQRSSLFAKWFNKGNGRLPWSVILASLGSSVLEWACAGTLFWLFAFSDLHPSPFAPVFGVYVVAAIAGIISMAPGGIGAFDLIALLGLQTLGVEPSRALMILLLFRMFYFVIPWLIGLVLAGLEMRPSRQQWQDITKNCFNATRNIWVRCWNWPSRFSLLSDLGAWMLGKLVFASGVLLLISAVSPGFIDRLRFMEHLLSLSMMRLSEQLSVTIGIMLIVISWGISMRIRRAYLWTGALLLAGAIFTFAKGFDYEEALILLTVAFILWISPTRFNRESVHISARSI; encoded by the coding sequence ATGAAAGATTTGCTTCAAAACCTTAAGTTATTTCAGTTTCTAAAAGCTTGTTATCACTCCAAAATCATTAGGGCTCTAATCCCTCTAACGATTCTTGTCATTATCTATGAATATGGAAGACATGAGATTCAGCGTATTAATATAGCTAGCATTATTCATGAAATACATATGAAGCCAGTTCATGTCATCGTTCAATTAATCATTACTTCGTTTATAGCCGTATCTGTGATGAGTACGTATGATTTTCTAATTCGAAAACAGTTTAAGCTCAATATTCATTGGATAACCACGTATCGTTACGCCTGGATCGCTAACACTTTTAATAATATGGTTGGGTTCGCAGGTCTTACCGGTGTAGGATTACGTGCGTTTCTTTATAAGAAAAGCGGGATTCCCATGAAAACAATGGGCGCTGCCATACTTTTTTTATCGCCTGTTTTATTGGTTGGCCTATCCTTGCTTGGCGGTCTTGCACTAATCGGTATTTTGCCTGTAGAACCCCTATTTGAACAACATCCTTGGCTTCGAATCGGCGTATGGGGAGTTGCCTTATACTTGCCATTTTTCTTACTCATGCAACGTTCATCCCTTTTCGCCAAATGGTTTAACAAGGGAAATGGTAGATTACCATGGAGCGTCATTCTCGCTTCTCTGGGGTCATCTGTGCTGGAATGGGCTTGTGCAGGAACACTATTTTGGTTGTTTGCTTTTTCTGATCTGCACCCCTCACCGTTTGCTCCGGTATTTGGGGTATACGTTGTGGCAGCCATTGCGGGAATCATTAGTATGGCTCCAGGCGGCATTGGAGCTTTTGATCTGATCGCCTTACTCGGATTGCAGACATTAGGTGTTGAGCCTTCTCGAGCACTGATGATTTTGCTGTTATTCCGCATGTTTTACTTTGTCATTCCTTGGCTCATCGGTCTGGTGTTGGCCGGGCTTGAGATGCGTCCAAGTCGACAGCAATGGCAGGATATTACGAAGAACTGTTTCAATGCTACACGTAACATATGGGTCAGATGCTGGAATTGGCCTTCACGTTTCAGTTTGCTTAGTGATCTGGGTGCGTGGATGCTTGGTAAGCTCGTATTCGCTAGCGGGGTCCTTCTACTCATCTCCGCGGTTTCTCCAGGCTTTATAGATCGGTTGCGCTTCATGGAACATCTGTTATCTTTATCCATGATGCGCTTATCTGAACAATTGTCAGTAACTATCGGTATCATGCTTATCGTCATATCCTGGGGGATATCCATGCGTATTCGCCGAGCATACTTGTGGACTGGAGCATTGTTGTTAGCAGGAGCCATTTTCACATTTGCCAAAGGATTTGATTACGAAGAAGCACTTATATTATTAACCGTGGCGTTCATTCTGTGGATATCTCCTACACGATTTAATCGTGAGAGTGTTCATATATCTGCACGTAGCATCTGA
- a CDS encoding phosphatidylglycerol lysyltransferase domain-containing protein → MRAQQWVSHPHDYMLTALSGLMGALIVMAFVFTLRPSRYTEMRPDEEDMDKFTQFIATEDGNLLTHLLYLGDKHFYWAQNDQVLIPYAQVRQKLIVLGDPIGNKNLVGAAIQQFQSYAHHYALTVVFYQATPEYLSIYHENGYKFFKLGEEALVPLDTFTLSGKSNQNLRTALNKSAREGQNFEVLSPPYSSELLSELRQISDEWLGDRKEKTYSLGWFNETYIQRSPLTLLRNAQGNILAFATLAPSYSQHQVISIDLMRHLNDTPNGTMDVLFVRLIEWAKEQGYSYFNLGMSPLSSVGENQNSHREEKLARLVFRYGGYWYGFEGLRRYKEKFSPEWYARYLAYPSGMALPMLTLDLIRLVSRCPNE, encoded by the coding sequence ATGCGTGCGCAACAATGGGTGTCACATCCTCACGACTATATGTTAACAGCGCTTAGTGGATTAATGGGCGCTTTGATTGTGATGGCTTTTGTCTTCACATTACGTCCGTCTCGCTATACAGAAATGCGCCCTGATGAAGAAGATATGGATAAATTCACTCAATTCATTGCTACAGAAGACGGTAATCTGTTAACTCATCTCCTCTATCTGGGTGACAAACATTTTTACTGGGCCCAAAATGATCAGGTTCTGATTCCGTACGCTCAAGTACGTCAGAAACTCATTGTACTTGGTGATCCAATCGGCAATAAAAACCTTGTTGGTGCTGCAATTCAACAATTTCAGAGCTATGCGCATCATTATGCATTGACCGTGGTTTTTTATCAGGCTACACCTGAATACCTATCGATCTATCATGAGAATGGCTACAAATTTTTCAAATTAGGTGAAGAAGCTTTGGTACCTCTAGACACCTTTACCCTAAGTGGGAAAAGTAATCAAAACTTACGAACAGCCTTAAATAAGTCAGCTCGCGAAGGGCAGAACTTTGAAGTATTATCCCCGCCATATTCTTCAGAATTACTATCTGAATTGCGTCAGATTTCGGACGAGTGGCTCGGTGACCGTAAAGAAAAAACGTACTCATTGGGGTGGTTCAACGAAACCTATATTCAGCGCTCACCCTTAACACTGCTTCGTAATGCACAAGGCAATATTTTGGCTTTTGCAACGCTGGCCCCTTCCTATAGTCAACATCAAGTCATCTCCATTGATCTGATGCGTCATCTGAATGATACACCGAATGGTACGATGGATGTGCTATTTGTACGTTTGATTGAATGGGCCAAAGAACAGGGGTATTCTTACTTTAATCTCGGAATGTCTCCGCTCTCCAGCGTCGGTGAGAATCAGAACTCTCATCGTGAAGAAAAACTAGCCCGTCTGGTCTTTCGATATGGTGGGTACTGGTATGGATTTGAAGGACTACGCCGTTATAAGGAAAAATTCTCTCCGGAATGGTATGCGAGATACTTGGCTTATCCTTCAGGCATGGCACTCCCCATGCTTACGCTTGATCTTATTCGGTTAGTGTCTCGTTGTCCTAATGAGTAA
- a CDS encoding phosphatase PAP2 family protein translates to MKLSNPSSTKSAWLSLLWLAAVPILNIFYGVLNRPGDHVYSLATPLDSMIPFVPAFIIPYVLWYPFITGALIALAFKDKRTYFQTLIALCSGLVISYIFFALFQTAIERPNIQGEKGFLFTMVDYIYRNDQPYNCFPSIHVLTSYLILRGTRVFGRAIWAMTSTLSVLIMMSTVLVKQHVVVDIAGGILVGELCFRLTGTTLHALSSRVKSTRLE, encoded by the coding sequence TTGAAGCTTTCCAATCCGTCATCTACCAAATCAGCCTGGCTTTCCTTGCTTTGGCTTGCAGCCGTTCCAATCTTAAATATCTTCTATGGTGTACTAAATCGCCCTGGGGATCATGTTTATAGTCTTGCAACACCCCTGGATTCCATGATCCCTTTTGTCCCGGCCTTTATCATTCCTTATGTATTATGGTACCCGTTCATTACAGGTGCATTAATAGCACTTGCTTTTAAGGACAAGCGAACCTATTTTCAAACGCTCATTGCACTTTGCAGCGGTCTGGTGATCTCATACATCTTCTTCGCTCTGTTCCAGACAGCGATTGAACGCCCGAACATCCAAGGGGAGAAAGGCTTTCTCTTTACCATGGTTGATTACATCTATCGTAACGATCAACCCTACAACTGTTTTCCCAGCATTCATGTCCTGACCAGTTATCTGATCCTTAGAGGAACGCGTGTGTTTGGACGAGCGATATGGGCGATGACTTCCACCCTATCCGTTCTTATTATGATGTCTACTGTACTGGTGAAACAACATGTCGTCGTAGATATTGCAGGTGGCATCCTGGTTGGAGAGCTTTGTTTCCGTTTGACTGGAACAACCCTCCACGCTCTCTCATCGCGTGTTAAATCGACTCGATTGGAGTGA